The genomic interval GATGATGACAAAGATGCAACGAAACCTGATCCAAAGACTCAGAAAGCAAAACTGAAATCGCAAACTGCGATCGCAACCCCAGAAAAATTACCCAATCAACAACCCCATAAAGCCAAAAAACAGCAGCCATCAAAGGGTACTGCTCAAAAAAGAACTACTCAGAAGCTTGCAAAATTACCGTTGACATCATCCCTTTCCCTACCTTCTACGATGGAAGGCAATCAAAAGTCGCAGCGTCAACGATCGTCCTCTAATCCGGTGTGGAACCGAACCAAATTTACGCGAAGCACGGGGGCAATTGCTGCTCCAGAAACGATTTCATCAACCCAATCGGTTAGTGCCAGACAGGAGCAACCGTCAACGGATGCAACGCTGGCTTTCATGGTGCCCTTGAAGGACATTGAAGGCCATTGGGCTCAATATTACATTGAAAATCTGGCTTCCAGGGGCGTGGTTCACGGGTTTCCGGATGGCAGTTTTCGCCCCAATCAGCAGATCACCCCCAGTGAGTTTGCGACCATCACCCGAAATGCTTTTCAAGGCTCATCTGCGGCTCCTACCTATTATGATTTGCAATTCCATACATCGGAAGGGGTGGCAACTCGGGCAGACGCGGCAGCCTATGTTTATCAGGTTCTATCGAAATCTGAACCCGCTTTATCCGTAACCAGGGTTGAGGTGAATGGTGAAGTGGCGCATCCGGGTGCCTATTCTCTGGCAGCAGCGAGCGATCCTCGATTGGGCAGGGGAAACAACTTTCCCACCGTATCCCGTGCCATTCAGCAGGCAGGAGGTAGCCTCGCTTCAGCCGACTTGCGCCAGGTTGAGGTTCACCGGCTCACAGAAATGGGAACCAAACGGGTGATTAAGGTAGATATCCAAAAAATGCGGCAAACGGGCGATCGCACCCAGGATTTGGTGTTGCAACAGGATGACAAACTGGTCATTCCAACGGCTGTGTCTAAAGCCCAGCCCGCAATTTCGTCACCAGAAAAACTATCGAAGTTCTCAAAACCAACTCAACCAACTCCTCAACCTCTGAAAGCAGAATCTCAATTACTTGAGATAAATACAAATTGAGTCTCAGATCCCCTTTTCTAGCAGATGAACCAGGTGAATCGAATCAGGTTCAGCGAAACATTGTGGGGATCTCAGCTTCCAAATTTCCCATCGTGTAACCACCGGAATCATTAGTAGCAGCGTTAACATTGCAGAATGAGTTTCTGCGGAGAGATCGCTGATGATGGATCGCGTGCTGGTCGATCGCTACGAAATCCGTAAGCAACTGGGCAAGAAACCTGGACGCCAAACTCTGCTGGCATGGGATCGACAAGTCAAGAATCTAGTAGTTATAAAGTTACTCAGTTTTAGTCAGGAATTTGTTTGGGATGACCTGAAATTATTTGAGCGAGAAGCAGAAACCTTACGCACACTCTCCCATTCAGCGATTCCGCAGTACCTGGATTTTTTTGAAGTGACTTTACCCCACGCCCACAGTTTTGCACTCGTTCAAAGCTATGTAGAGGGAGATTCACTGGAATCGCACTTAAAATCAGGGCAGACATTTAGCGAGCTGGACGTAAAACAACTTGCTGTGTCGCTGTTGGAAATTCTGGTTTACTTACACGATCGCCAACCACCCGTTATCCATCGGGATATCAAACCTAGCAACATTCTGTTGAGAAACCGCTCTGGAAATTCGATTGGTGATGTCTATCTGGTGGATTTTGGTTCTGTGCAAACTCTAGCTGCAACCGAAGGCGGAACAATTACAATCGTTGGCACCTTTGGCTACATGCCTCCAGAACAATTTGGCGGGCGTACCGTTCCTGCATCGGATTTGTACGGGCTAGGTGCAACACTGATTTATGTGGCAACGGGAAGACATCCTGCCGATATTCCTCAGAAGCAACTGAAGTTACAATTCGAGTCCTTAACTACGCTGAGTTCTGAGTTGACCCAGTGGTTAGCACGTTTGGTAGAACCAGGTCTGGATGAACGGTTTGTATCAGCGGCGGCAGCATTGCAAAAAGCAAACAGCCTTAATACACATCAAAAGGTGTACATTGAACAACCTGCGGCAGAAATTACACTCACTCCGATCACTAAACCTCCTAGCAGTCGAATTGAGTTATCAAAATCAGCAAATCTGCTGACCATTCAATTTCCTCAAACATTATCCAAACGAACTCATTCACCATCCCCACTATTCAAAAACGTTCCTGTTTGGTTTACTGTCGGTCTAATGCTTGCTTTCATCAATCCGGCTTTACCAGTTTCTCTTTTGCCTCTGTGGATCAGTGGCGTCTGTCTAGAGCAAATTATTTTAAGGTTCTTCAGACGACCTCTCACCAAATGCAACAGTCTCAGAATTGATCAGCACCAAATTACCCTTAACCTTTACGAACAGGACAAACTCAAAACGTCAATTTTTAGCCCTCGTCAAAAGATCACGGGTCTGGAGTACCGTATCGGTGATGAAGGCTGTTACGCATTAACTATCTGGGCAGATAAGCAGTATGAGTTGAGCAGTCGTGACTCACTCTCTGCCCAAGAGTTGCAGTGGCTAGCCTATGAACTCGGAAGGTGGTTGGATCTACCTATTCAACAAACTAAGCAGCACCTACCATTGCCCATCGCCCTGTTTCGCAAAGGAGTACCAGAGATTCTTCCATCTCAAGCTGTTGTCGAAAAACCGATCGACAGCAAGATTGTTTTGTTAAAAAGACCGGGTTGGATTGATATTTTAATTCCGTTCAATTCGAGCCAGAATACTGATGGCTACACCCGACTTTATATTGATCATCAACAAATTCACCAAACCTCTGCATTCAAAAAAGATCCGCTTCCTAGCTTGAGAATGGCTATTAACGCAATCGAGTACCACAGCCACAGCGATAACTCAGATGGTTTTCTAAGAGTTTGGGCTGGACGGCAGAGATATGATTTGGGAGAAGATGGCTCACTCTCCGCAGCGGAACTTGACTGGTTGGCATATGAACTCAGTCAGTGGTTGGGATTGCCAGTTTACCGAACTTAAAACTTCACTTGAGACGCTTTAGCGCCTGATTAGATTAGGTTTAAACGGGTGGGAGTGCGATCGTCGTTCAGTTAAATGGCAGTAGAAACGATAGCTCCAACGAACCAGATCCAGGAGAAAGTAGGGCACGCGCAGTCTCAGCGGAGAAAGAATCGGAAGGTATAGCCAGTAATACGTTCGCTTCAAGTTATCCCACTTCAGGCAGGTTTCCTCCTGGAGAAAGTCTGATATATCCACAACCAACCCCCTGCCTTCAAACATCATCACGTTGCGACCATGAACATCATGGGGATAGAGTCCACGACTGCGTGCATATGCCAGAGCCTGGTCAATGTCCTGGATCACCCGCTTGGGGATACGCTTACCCAGATGCATACAGTCGTAGAGGGTAATACCTCGTAGCCGCTTCAGCACCAGGAAATCTTTTCCAGCGTACAAACACTCAGAGAATGAAGGGTGAGATCCCAAGCGCTGGTAAACCTCCCATTCTTCCTCAAAACCGGGACGACCGGGTGCATAAATTTTCACAACTACATCCGGGTAATCGGGGTGATAAAACACGGCGGCATAGTTTCCTGTTCCCAGTAATTGCCAGGGAGGTGGAACGTGATGAACAACGACTGGATTATGGGGATCAAGGCTCTCAATCTGAAGCTCAGGAAGGAGTTCTTGATGGATACTCTCGACTAGCCGATCCATATAGCAGGTGACAGGTGTGAGGTGACAGGCTTCGGCGTGAGCGCTCAGCCGAACGGTGTCAGGGAAGAAAAAGCCCGTGACAGAAAGCACCAGAATAACTCAGCCACTTATCGAATCACAAGGCTATCAGTAATCAGCTATTAACCCGGCACTAATTGAGCTTGCATCTTGTTTGATGCATAGGCAATGAACGGATGCTCAAAATACTTGACAATTCGTGCTGGTAACTTCTGCAACTTGCTGAGATGAGAAATGATTCGTTGCTTCATTTGAGCCAGATTGCGAGACGGTGGCTTCGAGTGAACTCCCTGTTTGACATCACCATTGAGATACTCGGTGGGATTGAGTTCCGGTGAGTAAGATGGCAACAAAAACAGTTCAATCTCCTGTTTGTGCGCTGCTAACCATTGCTGCACTTGGCCGCCGCGATGTACCGGATGTTGGTCTACAATCCAAAACAATTTGCGCTCTCGCTTGGCAATCAGCCGCTCCAGAAATGTCAAAAACACGGCTTGTGTGAACTTGCTGGTGTAGAGCATAAAGCGAATATTACCCTGGTTGCTGACGCTGGCAATGAAGTTGACTCGCACTCGTTGCTTCTGACTCAGATGAATCTCAGGCGTTTCTCCAATCGGTGCATATCCTCGTCCTGCTTGAGCATCTGAGCGCAGTCCTGACTCATCCCCCAAGGCAATCTCGGCTCCTTCAGTTTTGGCACGGTGCTCAATGCTCGGGTAGGTGTGCTCTAACCACTCCTCTACGGCTTCTGGGTCTTGCTCATAAGCTCGTTTGAGCGGTTTCTGGGGACTGTAGCCCCAGCGCCACAAATACAACCCCACCGTCCGGATCGGCATCTCAACCCCACACTGCTGCTCAATCAAGTCTTGAACTGCTCGGCGGGTCCAGAGGGCACTATCAATCTCTAATTCCTCAGGAAAATGTCCTTGCATCAACTCCTGGAGGCGGTTTTCTTACTCCAAGCTCAAGCTGCGTCCAACCCCTACTTTGCGTCCGCGTTGCTGCTGATGGAGGGCAACTTCTCCCATTTCTTGGTACTGCTGCCACCAATCTGAAACGGTGTTGCGGTGTACCCCTAAGTAGCTGGCTATATCCACAAATCGCTTCCCTTGCTGGCGCAGTCGAATCGCTTGTTGCCTGAGATAGTCTTGAGTATTTGGATCGAGTAGTCGGGCATCTGGTTTATTCATGCTTCCATTGTACTAATTGCCTCATTCCCTCTGCACGCTCTTAACCTGCCGGGTTAAAAGCTAGAACTTGGTATAGCGCTACTGACAAAGGTTAGGACAAATTGAACGGTTGAAATGGTTCTATATTAGTCATTTGCCCTCTGCCCTCTGCCTTCTGCCTCCTGCTATAACGAGTAGGAGGGCGATTGAACGCTGTTAGTGTTGCGTTTGTGAGAAGGGAAAGGGCGATCGGTGTTATGGAGAGGCAGCGATCGTGGGTTAACACGTTGGTTTTCAGTCCATCGCCAACTGCGATCCCCAAACATCCTGGGGGCGAAAGGTTTGATCGGTTGGGATGGGGGCGACGAATTCACTCAGTAGGAATTTGCCAGCTTCGATCCATTGCTTCAGTTCCAGGGCGACCTGTCGGGAAAGGAACAGGCTAGCCAGGGGTGCAACTCGCACGGGTTTGCCATCTACCACAATTCGCCCTGATTTGAGTTGGGCATAGGTCACCAAGCCAAAAGTGGGACGCACTCGTCGGGGAATGGAAAAGTCTACGATCGGTGCCACCAGTTCCTGATCCTGAACTGCGCAAGCTGCCACCACTGCTTCATGCAGGACAGGTAAGGGGACACCGACCCCCAACATTAACGAAGGACCGTAGCTTTTGAAGTAACATCCCCGCACCCAACGGGCATCCATTTGCTTTGCATCCCCAATCAGTGCCAGGGTCGCTGCGGGACCGATCGGGGTGCGATTGGGTAGGCGTTTTTGCAATGGAAAATGTTGGGTTCCCTCCCAGGCAACATACCCAATGCCTCCCCCCAAAAAGATGCGGGTGCCAATTCCAACCACCTGCAAGTCTGGATCGTTCAGTAAAGGGGAAATGGCTCCAGGGTTGGAGTAAACGGCGTTTGCCAATCGAGGTTGCAAAGGACCGAGATAGGTAAATAGGGGACGATCTCCCCCATTCACTCCCACAATGAAGTTCTGATACAAGTTGCGTGGGTTAAACAGATAAAACTGGTTAATCGTATCGCGGGTAATCGTCGTTTCAAAGGAGGCACGTGGGTAGCAATCGGTTACTTGCCCCAGTGCCCGCAGGGAAACGGGTTTGCCCGCAATCAAGTCTTCAATCACATAGCCACCGCCACCTTTCTCCCGCACTTCCTCGCCATCGCTTGCTTCCGCTGCCTGCGTTGCCCCCAGATACAGATCGA from Kovacikia minuta CCNUW1 carries:
- a CDS encoding S-layer homology domain-containing protein, whose product is MNFSRIVTIVTLCSLSGVSFVGGFLGIFSSHSNNPSPPDDDKDATKPDPKTQKAKLKSQTAIATPEKLPNQQPHKAKKQQPSKGTAQKRTTQKLAKLPLTSSLSLPSTMEGNQKSQRQRSSSNPVWNRTKFTRSTGAIAAPETISSTQSVSARQEQPSTDATLAFMVPLKDIEGHWAQYYIENLASRGVVHGFPDGSFRPNQQITPSEFATITRNAFQGSSAAPTYYDLQFHTSEGVATRADAAAYVYQVLSKSEPALSVTRVEVNGEVAHPGAYSLAAASDPRLGRGNNFPTVSRAIQQAGGSLASADLRQVEVHRLTEMGTKRVIKVDIQKMRQTGDRTQDLVLQQDDKLVIPTAVSKAQPAISSPEKLSKFSKPTQPTPQPLKAESQLLEINTN
- a CDS encoding serine/threonine protein kinase; the protein is MMDRVLVDRYEIRKQLGKKPGRQTLLAWDRQVKNLVVIKLLSFSQEFVWDDLKLFEREAETLRTLSHSAIPQYLDFFEVTLPHAHSFALVQSYVEGDSLESHLKSGQTFSELDVKQLAVSLLEILVYLHDRQPPVIHRDIKPSNILLRNRSGNSIGDVYLVDFGSVQTLAATEGGTITIVGTFGYMPPEQFGGRTVPASDLYGLGATLIYVATGRHPADIPQKQLKLQFESLTTLSSELTQWLARLVEPGLDERFVSAAAALQKANSLNTHQKVYIEQPAAEITLTPITKPPSSRIELSKSANLLTIQFPQTLSKRTHSPSPLFKNVPVWFTVGLMLAFINPALPVSLLPLWISGVCLEQIILRFFRRPLTKCNSLRIDQHQITLNLYEQDKLKTSIFSPRQKITGLEYRIGDEGCYALTIWADKQYELSSRDSLSAQELQWLAYELGRWLDLPIQQTKQHLPLPIALFRKGVPEILPSQAVVEKPIDSKIVLLKRPGWIDILIPFNSSQNTDGYTRLYIDHQQIHQTSAFKKDPLPSLRMAINAIEYHSHSDNSDGFLRVWAGRQRYDLGEDGSLSAAELDWLAYELSQWLGLPVYRT
- a CDS encoding serine/threonine-protein kinase; the protein is MLSVTGFFFPDTVRLSAHAEACHLTPVTCYMDRLVESIHQELLPELQIESLDPHNPVVVHHVPPPWQLLGTGNYAAVFYHPDYPDVVVKIYAPGRPGFEEEWEVYQRLGSHPSFSECLYAGKDFLVLKRLRGITLYDCMHLGKRIPKRVIQDIDQALAYARSRGLYPHDVHGRNVMMFEGRGLVVDISDFLQEETCLKWDNLKRTYYWLYLPILSPLRLRVPYFLLDLVRWSYRFYCHLTERRSHSHPFKPNLIRR
- a CDS encoding IS630 family transposase, which translates into the protein MQGHFPEELEIDSALWTRRAVQDLIEQQCGVEMPIRTVGLYLWRWGYSPQKPLKRAYEQDPEAVEEWLEHTYPSIEHRAKTEGAEIALGDESGLRSDAQAGRGYAPIGETPEIHLSQKQRVRVNFIASVSNQGNIRFMLYTSKFTQAVFLTFLERLIAKRERKLFWIVDQHPVHRGGQVQQWLAAHKQEIELFLLPSYSPELNPTEYLNGDVKQGVHSKPPSRNLAQMKQRIISHLSKLQKLPARIVKYFEHPFIAYASNKMQAQLVPG
- a CDS encoding helix-turn-helix domain-containing protein, with product MNKPDARLLDPNTQDYLRQQAIRLRQQGKRFVDIASYLGVHRNTVSDWWQQYQEMGEVALHQQQRGRKVGVGRSLSLE
- a CDS encoding homocysteine biosynthesis protein; the protein is MRSIAEINDKISRQHAVVLTVEELKTRVAEVGVTQAAKEVDVITTGTFEPMESSGAILNLGHTDPPIKIRQCWVGGVPAYSGFGAVDLYLGATQAAEASDGEEVREKGGGGYVIEDLIAGKPVSLRALGQVTDCYPRASFETTITRDTINQFYLFNPRNLYQNFIVGVNGGDRPLFTYLGPLQPRLANAVYSNPGAISPLLNDPDLQVVGIGTRIFLGGGIGYVAWEGTQHFPLQKRLPNRTPIGPAATLALIGDAKQMDARWVRGCYFKSYGPSLMLGVGVPLPVLHEAVVAACAVQDQELVAPIVDFSIPRRVRPTFGLVTYAQLKSGRIVVDGKPVRVAPLASLFLSRQVALELKQWIEAGKFLLSEFVAPIPTDQTFRPQDVWGSQLAMD